The sequence TATGACATGTATCAGGACTGGCCCTCAGGTAAATGAATCCATCAGGAACAAGACCAGGTAAGACAGATACAACAGGATCAAACCATGAATCATAAATGTTGATCTCCATTTCATTCATCCACTTTGCCTCATGAACAGCTCGTACAAAAACCTAGTGTACCAAAGtgaaattcagtttagaatttcaACATGCAAGCTGAAGAAATGACCATTTACACAGATTGTTCTCCAACACATAGAAGAAGGGTAAGAAAAACAAATCTGTTTACAAACTTGGTGAAATCAAAAAAGCAGTGATTTTTAATCTCTTCTTGATAAATGTAAATGGAAAAGCTTGAAGCATAAAgactgataaaaaaataaaaaataactgacAAAAACACCATACAAATTAATAAATATGAATGCCAGAGTATTAGAAAAAAAAGGAATATAGAATATAACTGTATTGAAAAATCTTCAAATCATACCATTCGATCACTAAAAATACTTCTCTCCATAAGCCTTAGCGGCTTTACGCCACTTGCAGATTCCCGCTCTTGCATCACACGGGTGACAAACACATAGTTCTGGAATGTGTATGCATATCTTTTAGGTTCAGCATAAAAAGCATCTAGGATATTAAAATGTTCTGGGCCAATATCTTGCCACTTAGCAACGGGTTCAGGGACAATCTCCACAACATCACATAATTCAAGTGTCTCATTTATCCTTTGAAGAAATGTTGACTTTCCAACACTAATATTACCCTCAACACAGAATGTAAGTCTCTTTTTCTTCTGCACTCCTTTGTCGTTCATGGGTTGATCTTCTTCTTTTAACTCCTCATCGACACTGTCCTTTATATATGACGTTATGCTCTCTGCATGATTCTTGTGGATGATACCAATCGAGCTACGTAGAAATTCAACCATCTTTTCACTTGTATCTCCATGGAACTGCATAAATGCAAAAGATCAACATGAGAAAAATGCCACAAAacttaaatatattttgaagaggCCAAACAAAAACTAGAGCTACGTGGCCTGAATAGCTTAAATCTTTTAAGAAGAAACTAACGAAAATAATTCTGAGCAGTCTTTCCCATTCTAAATTAGGATACATATATAAACGTCACTCACAAAATAGTAATTTTAATCATTTGCATTTTAATTTCAACTATTTAAAATTTTCTTTGGGCAAAATTGCACCAGATATGAAACCAAGTAACAATAGAGTGGCACAAGAAAAGAAACAAGGCAACAAGCTTAACATGCGAACTAAATTGATATTTTTTCTGATGACCCACTAAAACCTGTGATATGCACCATACCCATACTTGAGCAACTTGTCCAATTATTAGCTGTTTTGAATGATTTTGATACTTCGTAATTGGAGGTCACTCATATACTGATTAATTAAAGTCTAACTGCTTTGTGATTGATTCAAAATGTCTATGCTACAATTCTTAATAATCAATAGAATAAAGAAACATTGTTTATATTAAATAGAAAAGTGAAATTCAAAAAGAAAATCAAGTGCTTTTAGGCTGAAGAAACTTGGCACTTATTTTTCCGACATGGCTTTATGCAATGTGCAACCCAGCTTTTGGGCAGTTCTGTGAGATCAATTCACTTTTATACCTCCTTAGTTCTTTCTTTTTAGGGTGCCTTGGCCACATGGTGGATTCCCAATTCTTTTTTGGCAAAGATGTTTTTGCCATTGGGAGCTGTGCAAAGACTTGCAATAATTGCCTTTCAGTGTAGGCTATGGTTCGTCTTAAGCCTTGTATCTGGCCTCTGATTATCATTCATTTGTGGTGTAATGGTGATGGGGCCACTTGTACAAGCTTAACCCAAGTCTGTATTCACTCACTGTGGTAAGGCAGGTCATAACTATAGCATAAATGTTGCAAGGCCGTGATGTACATTCAAGTACAACCCTAATTTTCCAAATCTTAAAAATGGAAATCCAGGCCAAGTCCACCGGACTTAAGTGGTAAAGAAGGAACATTAACAAATTGAAAACCTAAGTTCAATTTCTCCCTGTAACTGTTGGGCAAACTTCTGTGTATTAATACTGTGAGAAAAAGTGCACACATCAGTGCCCGGAACAAGGCTCCCACTTATTTGCCATGGGACTGTTAAATCCTTGATTAGCCAATTAAAAAGAAAAAGGGAATCCACGCCTAAAGATGACCTCCAAGGCTTAAACCAAaggaacaaaaaataaaattaaaaacaaccTATATatttttgatgttgatgttcaagAGCTCTTTctaaatatgtatttatttatgtaAAAACAAAAATAGCAAAGGGTCTCTGTGAATAAACTAAGTTTCTCCGAGTTTCCTGGATGGTGGAACAGAAGTCATTGAGCATATCCTTTCAGGATGACCATCACTCTAGATTTTAGtgacaaaaaaagaggggaaaTTGGAGGATGGGAAATAATTAAAATGTTGAACATTATTACAGAGCTGAAACTCGAATAAAATTGGCATCAATGACACTATAATTTGACTGAAACTCTGAAAtacaaacaaaaaattataaagatAAAAACTAAATTATTATATTATGGATTATCATGAGAATAATTGTTTGAAAATAGTCCCTTTTTACACTAGTAATTTGCAAGCatcctttttcttttatttcttttataaataaCTGTTGAACGGGGGAGCATTATTACATCCTGGGACATTTTCAGCAAATTGATGATGCACCTTGATGTCCCAGAGACATAAGGACATCCCTATGTACTCCTTTAAAACATCAAAAAGCTTTGGGATGACAAGAACAATCCAAAACAGTTCCAGGGTTTGAGGAAAAAGAAGGCAGATAGATGAGGAAACCCTCTCCATGACCTTACATTTCTGAAATGTTCAGATGGTCCCAGGGAGCTGAGAATGCATCACTGTGGAACACTTTACAGAACAAAGAAAAActagaaagtactctaaacataaAATACATAAACTTGATATACCGTGTCAGGGATGTCCTGCTGAATCCGGTGTAGCTGAATGGTAAGATATTGCCATGATGAATATTCAGGTTAAAGTTTTACCTGTCACCCCTGGGAAAAGGCCAAAAAATGCTCGTGACATATGGTCTAACAAAGTGGTCGTACGAGAAGGAGCTCGAGCAATTTTCTCCGACGGTGCTACTATATTCAAGCTAAAAAAAATAGCACCAGACTTTGGTGAAATATCTTGGCCGGCAGTGCTAACTTCTATCGCCCACAGCAAGCAGTACTTGGAAACCTCAATCTCTCCCAAAAACTAGCTGCTCCATGTTTAGATGAAGATTCTCATATTTTACAACTTAGAGAAAACATACAACCGCCTCGCGAGTAGAAATATGAGTTTAGGCCACCTACCCTGGTGTAAGGCCCCAAAAACAGGACTCTGAGCCTGTAACTCTCCAGATAAGCTTAAACCAAGAAAACAGATGTTCTTTACCGATAAGGCCAACCTTATAACGAGTGTTATGGTGCTAACTTAAGACAGTTACTGTCGGCATTGTTGTATTAAGGATGATAAAACACTTAAAACCAGAGGAGTTTCTCGCTCACGCTGATATTTCAAGTAGAGCACAAAACAATAACAAGAGAGAAAGCTTAACTGTGGATATTATCTCGAAGCCAAGGCCTACATACTTAAACAAAACAATGGCACACAATGGGTAACAGCCTCCTAAAAATATAAACATCATTACAAATGTTTTTCATTCTAAAGCTAACTACTACTAAGGAAAATATGACTGGCCTTATCTCTATAAATTTGCTTGAGTTCAGAGACTTTGCCAATGCCCTTCATCATTAATTTCTGCATATTGCGATGGCCCACGCCAGGAATTGTCAACAAATCTGCAGAGGCGGCGAGCGTCTCCTCCTCCGGGCCCTCCCGCCGCCCCTTCTTCTTCACAGAAATAGCAGAAGGAGAGCCACCCAAAGCGTCGCTCTTCTTAGAAGTACTAAATGTGGCACTTAAACTGGGCCTATCGTACAAAGGCCAGGGTCTAAGAGCATGGCGCCCGCTATTTTTCTGTGAGGAAAAGAACGAAGCTCGGTCATGGCGCAGAACCGCTGAAATTCTAGCCCCGCTATGACCCAAACTTAAGCAAGTACGGTGAATGTGGAAGTTGAATGCTGAGGAAAGCATGTCGGCTTGCATTTGCTTGGCAGTTATGGTGAGAAtttgagaaatgaagaagatagATATGCTTTGAGTGCGTCAATTATCTTAATGCTCTGCTGTCTGTCTGCTAAACGCTTTTCAAACGCCCATCTTTGCAAATTGCAAGACATTCGAGATGACAGTGAGAAATGGTGGGAGAAATATTTTAGGCGAGGGTTTGTAATTTGTAGGGTTTAGGGGCACACGTGAGAAATGCAAAATTTCCATTGTTTTTTTTTATGTGGTTGTCTTTAATTTGTGGTGTGCGCCACTTGATATGCAATCCAGCGACGAACTCAACGGCTTTCTTCACCTAGTTTGCATGTTTTTTTAATTCCTTGGGAGTTCTCGCCTTGGCATTTGTAAGCCTTCACTTTTATACATACCTTTTTGTTAGGGTTTGGCGCACTTAATGAGTTCCCGCCCATAACTATAACATTCCTTTGAGTTTTTTAAGGGAAGAATTACAAGTTATTCACATGGTTTAATTGGTGGCAACCATGTGAGCTGACACCACATAACAATATGATAAACTGTTTTAAGTGATTACACATTAAATTTGTTTCTATTTACTTCTAGGTATATTTTTCACAACTTAATTATTTCATACTGGAATGTAGTGTTAAAGAACATGGCATTCTACATTCAGTATGTATTATTTGTGGGcatattttttttatcaacaaaGGGTTGAGTTCggaaatattatattaatataagatAATATACATAATCAAAGTTTTAAAAGTAGTCTAATAAAATGTGCCCGAATTAAAATATACAAGAATTGCCTAGAAATCAACAGGAGCCTAAACCAAAAAGCCTTCCTAAAAACATAGAGTTTGACGAATAACCAGAGAACTAACTTAAACTTAgactgaaaaagaaaaagaaaataaaatagccTAACCTGATCATGAAGAGCCACTACAAAGCTGGAAATTCACGAAGCTAGAGATGAAGGACCAGAGGCAGGCGAAGAAGGATCCTAGGGCAATTGAAGTGTCCACCTAGTGAACAATCATCAAGAGCTTCTTGCTACCCCAAACAAGTTATGGTGGTTTTGGAAAGCATTCAATCTTTTTTGTTGGCTTAGGGCCCCCGTGAGCTAAGACTTCTTTCACTTCTACTTCCCAGTCTTCCACTCTCTCAACCAAAGTTGTCAGTCCATGAAACTCTAAATACTTCCTTATCCAATTTTCCTCGATAGTTTTTGTCAGCTTGAATATTGCCCAGAGGAAATCGGCATTCTCTCTTATGATGAATTTCCTTACTTTGAACATCTTTTCATCCTCGACATATAAAATGGGAAACCTAAGGGAAGGCTTCCCATTTCTGATAGTCACATTGAAATCTATTGCCAAAAGAATTGTCAATTTCTCATCgatattctccaagacatttctCAAACACACCAAGAAAATACGCCTTGAAAAATTTCATGCAGAGCTTCTATGTTTTGTCCTTTAGCAATCCAAAGTGGGGGAGAGTAGCTATGAACACTACCAGGATTTCCATTTTGACCCTGTACGTGGTTTGTTCTCATAAATAGATCACCCGGTATTTATTTAACTGCTCTGGAAATGACAAAATATGATTCATTAAGAACCTCCTTCAACCTTTTTTTTTGTAATTGCTCCTCAAAAtgccatatgtctcctagatgagAGA is a genomic window of Cryptomeria japonica chromosome 7, Sugi_1.0, whole genome shotgun sequence containing:
- the LOC131049106 gene encoding uncharacterized protein LOC131049106 → MQADMLSSAFNFHIHRTCLSLGHSGARISAVLRHDRASFFSSQKNSGRHALRPWPLYDRPSLSATFSTSKKSDALGGSPSAISVKKKGRREGPEEETLAASADLLTIPGVGHRNMQKLMMKGIGKVSELKQIYRDKFHGDTSEKMVEFLRSSIGIIHKNHAESITSYIKDSVDEELKEEDQPMNDKGVQKKKRLTFCVEGNISVGKSTFLQRINETLELCDVVEIVPEPVAKWQDIGPEHFNILDAFYAEPKRYAYTFQNYVFVTRVMQERESASGVKPLRLMERSIFSDRMVFVRAVHEAKWMNEMEINIYDSWFDPVVSVLPGLVPDGFIYLRASPDTCHNRMRLRKRAEEQGVSLEYLQGLHEKHEQWLFPAERRNHGMLSVSQFTHDMDEPLPPQIQNRVFYLGGENVHSCIQKVPALVLDCEPNIDFSRDIEAKQEYARQVAEFFEFVKRKKEIQSSDEAPDAKKSSNLVLPHGGLLGTDGNLLRHPGLNSLDFRQPMMYPN